From the genome of Brassica oleracea var. oleracea cultivar TO1000 chromosome C4, BOL, whole genome shotgun sequence:
GACCAAAGCCCACTTCTTGCTTGTATTTGAGTTACTCTTGTTTTGTGTGTGAGAGAGAGAAAAAACCATGTATGCTTGTTTGTGTCTACTGTTCCTGTTCTTCACTATTTTTGCAGAAGCAACTTATCCTCCAGGAGGTTTCCACCATCTTTCTACTCTAAGACAAAACAAGAAGTCCTCCAAGTCAAAATCAGAGTTGCCTTTTGAGACTCGTTACTTCCCTCAGAATCTTGACCACTTCAGTTTCAGACCAGAGAGCTACAAAGTCTTCCACCAGAAGTACCTCATCAACCGTCGTTTCTGGCGCAAAGGTGGCCCCATCTTTGTCTACACCGGAAATGAAGGAGACATCGACTGGTTTGCTTCCAACACCGGTTTCATGTCTGATATTGCACCCAAGTTCCGGGCTCTTCTTGTCTTCATTGAAGTAAGAACATAATCTCAAGTCTGGTTTCAAGAATGAGAGATTTAAAATGTGTATAATAGTGTTTTTTGTGTTGGTTGCATATCATTGCAGCACCGGTTCTATGGAGAGTCAACACCATTTGGTAAGAAGTCACATAAGTCAGCTGAGACATTAGGTTACTTGAACTCTCAGCAGGCGTTGGCTGATTATGCAATCCTGATAAGAAGTTTGAAGCAGAATCTATCATCCGAGGCATCACCTGTTGTTGTCTTTGGTGGCTCTTATGGTGGAAGTAAGCTCACACCCACCACTCTCAGTGGAATTAATAACTTGTAATTATTTAACTATCAGTCCCTCATAAACTACGTTCTGTTGTGTGTTATGTCTTGAGTTCAGTGCTTGCAGCGTGGTTCAGGCTCAAGTATCCCCACATAGCAATCGGAGCATTAGCATCCTCTGCTCCAATTCTGCATTTCGATAACATCGTGCCATTGACCAGCTTCTATGATGCCATTTCTCAGGATTTCAAGGTGCTGTATGCTCTGTTTCCAGATTCAAATTCATTCAAAAGTATTGTTAGTTGTTACAATGAACTTATTATGAACCAATATTTACAAGCAGGATGCTAGTATTAATTGTTTCAAAGTCATCAAAAGAAGCTGGGAAGAGCTAGATGCAGTTTCCAACATGAAACATGGCTTGCCAGAACTCAGCAAAAAGTTCAGAACTTGCAAGTAAGTTGTGGCTTAAAGCTTAGTAAAACCCATTCTTTGTTCTCTAAACTCTAAAAAGTGTTTTACTTGTAACTACAGAGGCCTTCATTCAATATATTCAGCAAGAGATTGGTTGATGGGAGCGTTTGTATATACAGCCATGGTTAATTATGCGACCGCAGCTAATTTCATGGCGCCACTGCCTGGTTATCCAGTTGAGCAGGTGAGAATAATAGTTTCATGCCAAAGTGTGTCATCAAGTAATCTCTTACTAGTTTAGCTTTGGATCAGATGTGTAAGATAATAGATGGGTTCCCTCGAGGATCAAGTAATCTTGACCGTGCTTTCGCTGCTGCAAGCTTATACTACAACTACTCGGGTTCAGAAAAATGCTTTGAGCTTGAACAACCAACTGATGATCATGGTCTTGACGGGTGGGGTTATCAGGTAATCTCATAAATACGATTGAATAAAGTTTTAAATCTTTGCTCCAGTGAATTTGCAGTGTGCGTAACACAAGATGAGTATGTTATGAAACTATAAATTAACATAATGTTGACACTGAGTGGAAACAGGCGTGTACGGAGATGGTGATGCCAATGAGCTTCTCGAACCAGAGCATGTTCCCACCGTACGAAAATGACTATGAGGCATTTGAAGAACAATGCATGAGTAAATACGGAGTCAAGCCTCGGCCACATTGGATCACCACAGAGTTTGGTGGGAAGGTTAGTTTTGTATTGTGTTCTTCTCGTCCACTGGATTAATTTCAATAAATTGAGGTTATTGGTTATGTGTTTGTAGAGAATAGAGTCAGTGTTGAAGAGATTTGGAAGCAACATCATATTCTCGAATGGAATGCAGGATCCCTGGAGTCGTGGAGGGTAAGTAGTAGTACTTCATGATGTTAAAAACTTTTATTGGATTTGGATCTTAACATATTGATTTTTTTTGTCATATATTTTTAGGGTACTGAAGAACATTTCGAGCAGCATTATTGCGCTTGTGACCAAGAAAGGTAACATTCTTCTGTCAAATGGTGGTGTTGAGAAAAATTGAAACTTAACATTGTTTGAATGAAACAGGTGCTCACCATGCGGATCTCAGGGCATCTACGAAAGGAGACCCGGAGTGGCTGAAAGAGCAGAGGAGGCAAGAGGTGGCCATTATAGAGAAATGGATCAGTGAGTATTACAGAGATTTGAAAGAATAAAGAGCAAGTTTGAGAAAACCAATAGAAAGCCAAAGGTTCATTACACCAGTTTAACAAATAAAAACTGTGTGTTTGTCATGTAGTTTAAAATTCAGTTTCAGTGTAATAAATCAAAACTTGATGTTTATCAAACTAAACAAATGTAAAGTTTTCAGTGAAAGATATTGAAAACTAAAAGAATAGCAAGAACTTAAATTTCATCTTTTAACAACAAAAAGAGTCATAATGCTCCTACTGTTTAAAAGCTGGCTGATTTTAGACAAGGGGTTTCGATTTCGATCAAACAAATAATTTGCATCGGATTGAAGAAATCTTTTTACCAGGAAGACGTTGAGTGGTTTGGCCTGTGAAAGAAGACACACGATCGACATTGTACAGAAAATACAAGACCGGTTTGGTTTAAGTGGGAAAAGATATATAATTTTTTTCTGACAACGTGGAAGAATATAACCGATAGGACCGGTTCAAATCGAGATAAATTGAACCAGTTTTTAAAATAATTGTTAGGAAATGCAGGTCAGGTACGGTTTAGGCGAAAAATGCAGGCCCGGTTAGATTCAAAATCAATTGACTCAGTTTTAAAACTATAACCGTGCGTCTTCACCAAGCGCCAGAAATGATCTACACCGTTGATTAAGATATCAAACTGTAGTTATTCTCCTGGCAATCTCAAAATTCATTCTATTGTATAAATCTCACACAAGTCAGCGTGGTTTAGTGTCTGAACATGGTTTGAACATATGATATAGTATCGCTTGGAGGAGGAAACTCGCCAGACATACTGCCTTACATTCCTGGAATCTTACTCTGCCTGAAACCACCGTCATATGTCGAGATAAAATTCTCTGTCTATGAAATTGATGAAACCCTCCCTAAGATACTCCACTCTGATTTTGGTTGGATCCAAAAAGGACAGATGATAGATGGTTTATTTTGGGATGAATGGATAAATGACAGTTTATGGATAGATAGATGGATCGATAGGTCACACTAAAGTTGCGGACTGACCTCAGATTCACCACTCTTTTGTTCGGGATATGACACACCAGTCAATAGGAGAGGTTGTTGATTTACTTTGGTTTTACACACCTTCATAATCAGGTTGTTCATAAGAACAATGAATCATCAAATAAGAGAAGAAATAATTTTTATAAAAATGATAATTGATTTGAAATGAAAATGAAACATAGTTTAATAGAAAAGACAACAAGTGATGCATGTTCAGCATAGAAAACATAAAAGAGAAAAATGAATAAATAGTTAGGTGGTGGTTGAGGTGGTTGAGAAAGTGGAGGTTATACCAAGTATCTCTTCTTCACTTTCCAGATTCTGAATAAGCCCAACAACTTTTTCACTCAGCTTCTTGGACCTTAATCTCGTAATGGGCCCAACATATATGGCAAATGGATCTTCTTTCTGAACATTGGGTTCATCAACATAATCGCATCCATGGGTTTTCATCCATTTAGGTTCATTGACAGAGTCGCATCCACAGGTTTTCATCCATTCAGGTTCATCAACAGAATCACATCCACGGTGTTGCATCCACTCGTATGCTTCCACCGGTTCGATCAGGATTGCATCATCCCCTCCTCCTTTGAAAGGATTTGTCCTCAAATCTGCATCTCTCCTACTTCAAATGGAAACTATTGTGGTGCAGCAAACAGCTCAATAGATTCATCTCCATCATACAACCATTGTTCATTCGATAGCTTCTTGAATTTAATAACACCACACCCATCTTTTACCTTATCAATCAGAGGATGGATTCCTTGAGCTCTTGTTCCAACTTTAGACTTTTTGAATTGAAGAGAACATGAATCTTGATTCTGCAACTCGTTCTGATATGTCTTCTTATAACAAAACTCCACAAATTTTTCCTTCTTGAATGACCAGAAAATTTGAAATCCTCTACCTCTTTCAAACAACCAAGTTTGAGCTTTGATTTCTGTATTCCAAAATGCTGAATATCCAATCACAAAATCCACAACTTGTTTCTTCTCATAAATTTCCAAGTTGCAGAACTTAATTCTTTCCAAATTTGATCCTTGAAACTCATAATCATTCAATGATTTACTACGCTTCTTTTTCCCATATTCCACTTCCTTCAACAACTCAAAACAGGGAATATAAGGATCATGTTGTAGAAAGTACCTCTTGGACAGTTCATCACATATGCTTCTTGTTTTGTTCTACAACAAAATGTCCAGGGTAGCTTCCTTTCTTTCATGTTGCCACCTTGGAAACCACCTCTTTCTGATTTGTTTCCACAGATTGTACAATCAGCTCGTGTTGAACTTTAACCATAGTTGTAGAAAGCTTAACCCCTTGAACCTGAGACACTTCTTCATGATCAAACTGCACACTCTTTTCAGCTTTCTCTTTGTGTTCTTCCTGATCTGAACTCTTCTCAAGCTTTGTTCTTTCTCTATCCAATCTCATTATCTCTAGCTGGTTGTTGATTGACCATGGATCTACATCTTTTGGCTTCTTTTTTTTAATATCAATTGAACCAGAATCATGAGAAGAACGAGATATATTGATGCTGCTACATTGTTGACTAAAACTTCGGGATGACCTTGATGGACAATAGCTTCTGGATACAAATCTTTTCTTCATGATCGTTTTTAGTTCAAACCAAGAAGAAATTTGTGGTTCTCCATTGAATCTCCTGGTCTTAGCAACTTTATCCCACCAAGTGAGTGCATATCCACAAAAACCAGTGACTGCTAGATGTACCTTCTTCTCCTTAGTATAGTCATGGCAGCAAATGACTAACTCCATCTCTTTTTCCCATTCTAGGTATGCATCTGAATCAATCTTCCCATAGAAAGAAGGAATCTGGATTGATCGTTTCCTTCCTTGCAATGACCCCCTTGTTGCTTTGATCTCATATTTCTCCTTCTGGTTTCTCTTTCTTCCAAAATACATGATTATCCAACAAACAAAATTGGCCACAAGCAGAGTAGAATATCCAGAAAACAAAATATAAATGAACCCAGAAAGAGATGAACTTGAAACAGATTAGGGATTGAGAAATAAACCCAGAAACAATAGAGAACTGAAATCAATCCCAGAAACAAAAGAGGAAAAAAAAATCAAACCCAGAGAAAACATAAACTGAACTGAAACCCAAAAAAAAAAGAGAATGTGTAACAAAGAAAAGAATGAGAGATAAACCCAAAATGAATCGATCTTCAGAGTGGTGCTATGATACCACTTGATGAAACCCTCCCTAGGATACTCCACTCTGATTTTGGTTGGATCGAAAAAGGACAGATGATAGATGTTTTATTTTGGGATGAATGGATAAATGGCAGTTTATGGATAGATAGATGGATCGATAGGTCACACTGAGGTTGCGGAATGGCCTCAGATTCACCACTCTCTTGTTCTGGATATGACACACCAGTCAACAGGAGAGGTTGCTGATTTACTTTGGGTTTACACACCTTCACAATCAGGTTGTTCATAAGAACAATGAATCATCAAATAAGAGAAGAAATAGTTTTTATAAAAATGATGATTGATTTGAAATGAAAATGAAACATAGTTTAAATAGAAAGACAACAAGTGTTGCATGTTCAGCATAGAAAACATAAAAGAGACAAAGGAGTAAATAGTTAGGTGGTGGTTGAGCTGGTTGAGGTGGTTGAGAAAGTGGAGGTTATACCAAGTAGCTCTTCTTCACTTTCCAAATTCTGAATAAGCCCAACAACTTTCTCACTCAGCTTCTTGGACCTTAATCTCGTAATGGGCCCAACATATATGGCAAATGGATCTTCTTTCTGAACATTGGGTTCATCAACAGAATCACATCTATGGGTTTTCATCCATTCAGGTTCATTGACAGAATCGCATCCACGGGTTTTCATTCATTCAGGTTCATCAACAGAATCACATCCACGGAGTTGCATCCACTCGTATGCTTCCACCGGTTCGATCAGGATTGCATCAGAAATTAAAATGCAGCTTGTTGTTTTTCGAATGTCTGTCTTTTGAGGAGTGAATACGAACGAGGACAAAGTTCAACACGTTTGATCAGTCTTTGGCTTGGCTTACGATTTGTTTGATGGACAAAGAAACAACCTAAGTCTGAAAAAGTTCTTGAGCTTGGAAAGTCCCACTGCTTAGAAAGGTCTTATGACAAAGACTACCAACGCCTTAAAGAATCATAACGCAAAGATTCTTAACACGGATTATGAATAGAAAAAAAATTCTTACATAACGGTTTTTTTTAAAAAAAAGGCTTTATGGCATATTAAAGTCTCTAAACAAAGACAATATGAGTAGGTATTTAGAAATGCTAGATGGAAACATCGACCAGCGGTTTAGAAAAGAAAAAGGTCATTAGATAAATAAAAACGATTAATGACTGAGAGAATACTTTGTTGGATGAAGAAAATGACAAACAGCTTTTAAAAAGTCACAAGACAGACTACATGAACCAAAAAGCTTAAAGACCAATTTTATGTTTACCCATAAGCAATTCTTTTAAAACCGGACCGGATACCGACTCGGTAAAGCTACTGGTTAAGTGGTCGGACCGGTTCAACCGGTCGAACCGGATTTTCTATTTAAAAATAAATAAATCTAAATAATCATATATTTACACTATATAGACCTACAGTTCTATGTTCTCTTTTATTAATTAGATAATAAACAATAACCATAAGTTTAGTTATATATACAAGTGAATACTATATCAACTAAAATTGATAGAAAAATGAATGACCGTTTAAATTATATATTTATTTATTTTTACAACTAAAAGTCTTAAATTTTATGAATATAGAAAAACGAGAATAAAATATGAGAGTCGAAAAGAGATTTTAAAAAAGAAAATTCTTAAAAAAAGAATCAATTAAAAAACTAATTAAATAGTAAAAATTAAATATTAATTATGAAATATTATATTTTAATAACAATTGAAAATACATTAATTATATGTTGATTTCTATTGAACCGGGTTTCGAAGTTGAACCGGGTCACCGGTTTTACCGTTTTTTAGCCGGTTTCACCGGTTTTTAGCCGGTTTCACCGGTTTTTCTCAAATCCAGGTTTTAAACCGAACCGGATTCGGCTTCTTTAACGAGTCACGGTCGGACCGGTTCGACCGGCCGGTCCGGTCCGGTTTTCAAAACCTTGCCCATAAGTAGATAAAGATTATATATGTTGGAATGTATAGAACAACCAACTGTCTCAAATCAGTCTTAAGACAGATATGAAATGAAACTACCACAGGTTTGGAAAGTCCAGCTTAGAAATCTCACACAGCTCAAAAAGCAACTAATGACTTGCTGTATAAAAAAAGGCTTAAAGAAATCAATTGCTTAAAGAATCTTGACAAATTATGAATGAAACACAGATTCTTATTTAACAACACGGCTTAGAAGCCTCTTTAAAAAGTTGATGCCGTAGACTTGTAGACTTGTTGTATTGATAAAAAGCTCGTTAAGAAGTCACAAGGAAAATATTCTTGACAATTATGAAAACGACAACAAATTCGTTTGTAACAACAGGGCTTAGAAGTCGTTTTACAAAAGGCTATTGGTCAGTTTGGTAAAATGACCAACGGCTTTGAACAGGTCTCAAGGCAAATACTAAAGATGAATAAACAGCTCAGGGGTCAAATGAAATAGATCTCTCATGACTGAGACCACGGATGGAAAATTGATTTTTTACTCTGCCAGTGCCACACAGCTTTAATAGAAATCTCAAGACAAAGACTATGAACCACCTAGTGTAAAGAACTGTTTCTGTTTGATAACCACAAGGCTTTGAAGTACACAAAAAAATGAGTTGGATGGATAGAACGACCAATGGCTGAAAAATGTCACCAATGAAAAACTTTAAAGACAAAGACAATATATGACCACGGCTTACAAAAAAAACACTACACAAAGACAATATGGGGTTGGTTTTAGACAGCTTGTTGGATGGAAAAACTATCATCGGCTTAAAGAACTTTTACAAAGGTCTCTAGACAGATAATATGTGTCACTTTCTTAGACATGCTGGATGGAAAAAATGACCAGCAGCTCAGAAAAAGTTAAGAAAAAGTGACTAATGGCTAAAAGAAGTATTAAGACGAAGACTATGAAGTATGAACCACTAAGCATAAAAACTATTTCTGTTTCACAACCACAAGGTCTACAAGGCTTAAAAGTATACAAAGACTATGAATTGGATGGATACAACGACCAACTCGTAAGACTAAAGACTACGCAAGACTGACCAATTATCTGAAATCAATCTTAACATAGAGACTGAATCGAAAACATACTCTGCTTTGGAAAAAGTCTCTAGACAAAGACTATGGATTGGTATTAGACTTTCAGGGTAGAGAAACAACCCACGGCTAAGAGAAGTACTGACAAAGAAAATGGCTTAGTTTTCGATTTGTTAGATTTCGATTCGACCAGCGGCTTAAGAAAACGTCTGCAAAAGCTATAAGGACTTTCATAATTTCATTTGACCAATTTGGTGGATGGAAAGAATTATCAATTAGAGAGACTACTAATGGCTTGAAGAATCATAACACAAAGATTCTTAACAAGGATTATGAATAGAAACGAGTGTCTTACTTAACAGCTAAAATAAGACTTTTAGGATGGGAAAAATGACCAACAGCTTAAAGATGTCTCAAGGGCCACACTGAGAAACTCCTAGATGAAAAAAACGACTAACGTCTTAAATAAGACTTGGATGGGGGAAAAGACAAGCAACGGCTTCTAGATTTCTTATGACAAAGATTCTTAACTGAAAACTGTCTTTGTGATAACCACAAGGCTTAAAAGTATAGAACGACCAGTCAGATAACTAAGGCTTAAGAAAGCGTTGAGGCAATCCTTACTTTTCTACTCACGGCTTAAGTCCTTGATGAAAATAAAGTACAAACGGCATACAAAGGTCTCTAGACAAACAGTCTTTAAGATAGGCATTATGGGTTGGTTTGTAGACATGCTGGATGGAACCAATGACCACGGGCTTAGAAAAAAAAAAAGTCTTTTAGATGGAGAAAAAAATGACTAATAGCTGAGAGAATAAACTTTTGGATGGAAAAAAATGACAAAAAACAGCGTAAAAAGTCTTAACCACAAGGCCTAAAAGTAGACAAAAAATATAAGGTGGGTGTATAGACCAACAGTCTGACATCAGTCGTAAGACGACATAGCTGAAACAAAAACTACCCACGGCTTTGGAAAGTCTCTAAACAAAGACAACCCACGGCTTAGAAATGTCCCGCAGCTTAGAAATGTCTATAAGTTGGATGTATAGACCAATTGTATGACATCAGTACTAAGACAGTTGAAACGAAAACTGCAATGGCTTTTAAAAGTCTCTAAACAAAGACAACGGATTAGAAATGTCTTTCAAGAAAGATTATGGATCAATTTAGAATTGTTGGATGGTGAAAACAACAAACGGTTTGTTGATAGAAAAAAGCCCAACGGCTTAAAGAAGTCAACTGCTTAAAGATTCTTATTTC
Proteins encoded in this window:
- the LOC106336764 gene encoding lysosomal Pro-X carboxypeptidase-like translates to MYACLCLLFLFFTIFAEATYPPGGFHHLSTLRQNKKSSKSKSELPFETRYFPQNLDHFSFRPESYKVFHQKYLINRRFWRKGGPIFVYTGNEGDIDWFASNTGFMSDIAPKFRALLVFIEHRFYGESTPFGKKSHKSAETLGYLNSQQALADYAILIRSLKQNLSSEASPVVVFGGSYGGMLAAWFRLKYPHIAIGALASSAPILHFDNIVPLTSFYDAISQDFKDASINCFKVIKRSWEELDAVSNMKHGLPELSKKFRTCKGLHSIYSARDWLMGAFVYTAMVNYATAANFMAPLPGYPVEQMCKIIDGFPRGSSNLDRAFAAASLYYNYSGSEKCFELEQPTDDHGLDGWGYQACTEMVMPMSFSNQSMFPPYENDYEAFEEQCMSKYGVKPRPHWITTEFGGKRIESVLKRFGSNIIFSNGMQDPWSRGGVLKNISSSIIALVTKKGAHHADLRASTKGDPEWLKEQRRQEVAIIEKWISEYYRDLKE